TTCTTTTATATCAACATTCTATTGTTTTTAATACGTTCTGCTAAGTCTTTGACTTTTTGTTCAATTTTAAGAGCTATTTTCCTAAACTCCTCATCCCCCTTACCAATGGGATCTTCCAAACCCCAATCTTCTTCATACTTACAAGGCAAATAAGGACAATTAACATTGCATCCCATCTTTATTACTATATCCACTTCTGGTATATCTGTGATAAGTTTAGAATATTGTTTTTTATTCATGTCTACGCCATATATTTCTTTTATAATCTTCACAGCATCCTGATTTATCTGTGGCTTTATCTCTGTACCTGCCGAATAAGAATCAAAAACATCCAAAGCGAATAATTTCCCTATTGCCTCTGCCATTTGAGATCGGCATGAATTGTGTACACAAATAAATGCTACTTTAGGTTTCATCTTATCCTCCTTGATTTTTTAATATATCAACTACTTTTCATGGTGATAGATATTTTTCTACCAATATAAACAAAACCATTATATATAATTCCTATAATTTTTCAATATATAAACAAAATTCTACTATTATCGTTAGAAAATTGACAATCGTTCATTAAAATGTTATTATGGTTTTAGTATCAATTATTATGCCGAAATATTAATTATAATGGAAAAGGAGAGTAATAGCATGGATCTATTTGATTTAACAGGGAAAGTCGCCGTTATTACTGGAGCATCCAGCGGTTTAGGAGCTGATGCAGCTAGAGCATACGCTGCACAAGGAGCCGATGTAGCACTTTTAGCAAGGAGAAAAGAAAAACTCGACAATATCGTAAAGGAAATTGAATCCACAGGAAGAAAGGCCATTGCAGTACAATGTGATGTTTCAAACGAAGAAAATGTGAAACAGGCAGTTGAAAAAGTACTATCCCACTATGGCAAAATTGATATTTTGCTAAACAACGCAGGTGTTGCATTTGCAGGTTCCGTTGAAAACATGACAGTGGAGCAATGGGATACTGCAATGAACGTTAACGTAAAAGGCGTATTCTTGATGTCTAAATATATAGTTCCACATATGAAAGAACATAAATATGGCAAAATTGTAAACGTTGCTTCTGTAAATGCTATTATAGCAGACAAGCCTGAACCACTTGTTCGTCACGCATATAATGCATCAAAAAGTGCAGTAGTTGGCTTGACCATCGGAATGGCCACTTCCTTAGCGCAGTATGGTATTACCGTAAATGCTGTAGGTCCAGGTCTTTTTAAATCTGAAATGACTGAAGATACCTTATTCAAGGAAGAGAGCTTCCTTAAGATGTATAATGCACTTTGCCCCGCTTCAAGACCTGGAAATAAAGGTGAGCTTAATGGTCCAATATTATTCCTATCCTCAGATGCATCAAGCTATACTACAGGACAGTTCATTACTGTTGATGGTGGCATGACACGAGTTTAATTTTTCTTTATAGTTTTAAATGCAAGCCAGTTTTCTATTCTAGAAAACTGGCTTGCATTTTTTTATCACAACATTGATATTTTTATAACATATAGCTATTCTCCATTTATTCTTTTAGATATAGATTGCATATTTACATGAATGTTTGTTAATATATACTCATCCATATCTTAGGAAGGGAATGATTAGTTATGGGAATAACGTACAATGAAGCTGACAGGGTTTTTCATTTACAGGCGGGAGATACAAGCTATGCTATGCAGATCTACAAGGATGGATATCTTGCACACCTATACTGGGGTAAAAAGGTAAACAAAATTAATCCAGAAGAGCTTATTATAAAAAGAGAACGGCCATCATTTTCGGCAAATCCGGATATAAATGATAAGACATTTTCATTAGATACACTTCCACAAGAATATCCTGCTTATGGAAATACAGATTTTCGTAGCCCTGCATATCAAATTCAACTAGAAAATGGGGCAACTATAACGGATTTAAGATATGAGTCCCACAAAATTTTTAAAGGTAAGGCAAAACTTCAAGGATTGCCAGCTACCTATGTAGAGAACGATGATGAAGCAGAAACTTTGGAAATAGCATTAGTTGATGAGTTAATTGGACTTAAAGCAGTCCTTTCATATACAGTATTTAAAAATTTTAATGCCATAACGAGAAATGTACGCTTTATTAATGATGGAAAACAAAATTTAAAATTGCTCCGTGGTTTAAGTATGAGTGTGGATTTTATACGGAACGATTTTGATTTTATGCATCTATTTGGTTCCTGGGCAAGGGAAAGACATATTGTAAGGGAAACCTTAAGACCTGGAATTCAATACATAGATAGTAAAAGAGGTGCAAGCAGTCATGAACATAATCCTTTTATTGCCCTTTTAAGCCGGGATTGCACTGAGGAAAATGGAGAAGCTTATGGATTTAGTCTGGTCTATAGCGGGAATTTCTTAGCTCAAGCAGAAGTTAATATGTACAAAACTACCAGAATATCTATGGGAATAAACCCTTTTGATTTTTCGTGGTTGCTTGAACCAGGCGAAACCTTTCAAACTCCTGAGGTGGTAATGGTATACTCTGATAGGGGTATAGGCAAAATGTCAAGGACATATCACAAGCTCTATCGTACAAGACTCTGCAGAGGCAAATTCAGGGATAGTATAAGACCTATTCTTGTTAATAATTGGGAAGCAACTTATTTCGATTTTAATGCTGATAAGATAGAAAATATAGCTAAAGTAGCAAAAGAACTTGGCATAGAACTCTTTGTCCTCGACGATGGCTGGTTTGGACATAGAAATGATGATACATCCTCATTAGGAGACTGGATTGCCGATAAAAATAAATTACCCGATGGATTAGATAATTTAGCAAATCGGATCCATGATTTAGGATTACAGTTTGGTTTATGGTTTGAGCCAGAAATGGTATCACCAGATAGTGATTTGTATAGAGCCCATCCCGATTGGTGCCTACATGTACCCAATAGATCCCGTTCAACGGCTAGGACACAATTAGTGCTAGATCTATCGAGGGAAGATGTTTGTGAATACATTATAGATGCAGTATCAGATATTTTAAGAACAGTTAAAGTAGATTACGTAAAATGGGATATGAATAGAAACATGACAGAAATAGGCTCAGCATTATTGCCAGCAACAAGACAAAGAGAAACAGCACATAGATACATGCTTGGACTTTATAAGGTTATGGATACCATAACAAACTCTTTCCCGAATATATTGTTCGAAGGTTGTTCAGGTGGTGGCGGGCGTTTTGACCCCGGTATGTTATATTATATGCCACAAATCTGGACTAGTGATGATACAGATGCTGTTGAAAGATTAAAAATACAATATGGTACAAGTATCGTTTATCCAGCCAGTACAATGGGGGCACATGTTTCTGCTATACCGAATCATCAAGTTCATAGGAATACCTCCCTTAAAATGAGAGGTGATGTAGCCATGTCCGGAAATTTTGGTTACGAACTAGACCTTACAAAACTTACTGAAAATGAAAAGGAAGACGTGAAAAAACAAATTTCCCAATACAAAAGTTTAAGAAAAATTATTCAGTTTGGGGATATGTATAGGATATTAAGCCCATTTGGAGGAAATGAAACTGCCTGGATTTATGTATCAGAGAATAAGGAAGAAGCATTTGCAGCATATTTTAGAGTTTTAGATCAGCCTAATGCACCTATAAGAAGGTTAAAATTAAAAGGATTAGATCCTAATAGGTATTATGTAATTGATGGAAAAAGTGGTGTGTATGGCGGAGATGAGTTGATGTATATTGGAATAGCCATACCACAGTTAAATGGAGATTTTAAGAGCGTAGTATGGAGAATAAAGGCAAAATAAACTTAATTACAGGGCATATTTAAGTAATTATGCCCTGTAAAAGCAAGGGGGTTATAAGATTGAATTTTCGAAAAGCAGTTGAGCCAGATATTAGTAGTATAATGAACATTATTAAACAAGCCCAAGATTATTTTAAAAAACAGGGAATTGATCAGTGGCAGAACAATTATCCTAATTTAGAAACTATACTTAATGATATTAAAAACAAAAATGGATATGTTTTGTTAGATGATGATACCATAATAGGCACTGTATCCGTTTCTTTTGATGGAGAAAAAACCTATAGACATATTTATAATGGCAAATGGATTACCAACGGTAATTATGCTGTTGTCCACAGACTAGCAGTTGACCAAGAATTTAAAAGACGTGGGCTAGCAACTATAATTATGAAAAAAACAGAAGAGATTTGCTTAAATAGGGATATACATAGTATTAGAATAGATACCCATGAAGAAAATCTAGCTATGCAGAAACTATTGAATAAGAATAAATTCGAGTATTGCGGGATAATTTATTTAGAAGGCGGGAGCAAAAGAATAGCTTTTGAAAAAATTCTGTAGCAAGGCATCTCCACAGTTGAACCTGTAAATAATTTTGTGTAATTGATGGCATAAAAAAAACATAATGACGGAAAATATTCCACCTACTGCATTAAAAAGTCTGTCATAGCATCACCTCATCAATAAATAATCCTGGCTTCGCATATTAGCGCCAATATATACTATCTATTCCTCTTTTATATAACCAAGATTAGCATAATCTATGATAATCTTTTTACATTGTTTGCAAATATAAGAATCTATCCTCACAGAACTAACCGCTTTTTCTCCTAGTAAGACTTCGCCTCTTTTAGGATGATAGGATACTTTATGTGGCTGTTTTGCCCATAAAAGATACCTTCCCCCTTCTAATATGCCTATTTCCATTTCACCATTACAATAGGGACATTGCATTTGTTATACCTCCATTTACACCATGTTTCTCTCTTCTGGCCGTAATTTCTAGCCCAAATTCCCTGTTCATTTCTCTGGTTTTTCTTATCATGATTATCATCTTTTACTTATCTATTATTATTGCTTCAATCGCTTTTGTATTTTTAATATTATCTCTCTTAATTTCAAATAGGCATATCCGGGTTGCCATATCATACGTGCCTTCCCCCGAGTATATGCGTTCCATAAAAAGTCTTAACTTATCTCCGTTGAATTCGGCTCCTTTTACCTTAAGCCTTGTTGACCCACTTCCTTCATTCTTAACATAGGCATAAATTACATTATCCTTGAAAAAACTTCATCATAGTCCTTTTGCAATATATCTTCGTTTTTCCACCGTTCAAGATGAAATTTGAAAAACTTTTTCCAACCAGATAAACTATCAATTAGTATTGGTGTATAATAATTATAAGTTTCACTCCATTGTGCACAATATTCTTGCCCTACTATTTCTAATTCAACAGAAATTTGTTCTAGTTTTTCGTGAATTACTATAGTTCACATTGTGACAGGTTATCCATATTAACCCATACATCTCCACCAATCGAGTGAACATTCTCCACCCATAAATTTAGCATTATTATAAATAAGCATTCCATCTCATTATCCTCCGATTTTACTGCTATATTTACTTTCATAAGGGCTTTTCTTCCAATAGCCACGGCAGCGTAACTTCAAATTCCAATTGAAGTACTGGTTTTGGAAA
The Xylanivirga thermophila genome window above contains:
- a CDS encoding arsenate reductase ArsC, whose protein sequence is MKPKVAFICVHNSCRSQMAEAIGKLFALDVFDSYSAGTEIKPQINQDAVKIIKEIYGVDMNKKQYSKLITDIPEVDIVIKMGCNVNCPYLPCKYEEDWGLEDPIGKGDEEFRKIALKIEQKVKDLAERIKNNRMLI
- a CDS encoding SDR family NAD(P)-dependent oxidoreductase, giving the protein MDLFDLTGKVAVITGASSGLGADAARAYAAQGADVALLARRKEKLDNIVKEIESTGRKAIAVQCDVSNEENVKQAVEKVLSHYGKIDILLNNAGVAFAGSVENMTVEQWDTAMNVNVKGVFLMSKYIVPHMKEHKYGKIVNVASVNAIIADKPEPLVRHAYNASKSAVVGLTIGMATSLAQYGITVNAVGPGLFKSEMTEDTLFKEESFLKMYNALCPASRPGNKGELNGPILFLSSDASSYTTGQFITVDGGMTRV
- a CDS encoding alpha-galactosidase, producing the protein MGITYNEADRVFHLQAGDTSYAMQIYKDGYLAHLYWGKKVNKINPEELIIKRERPSFSANPDINDKTFSLDTLPQEYPAYGNTDFRSPAYQIQLENGATITDLRYESHKIFKGKAKLQGLPATYVENDDEAETLEIALVDELIGLKAVLSYTVFKNFNAITRNVRFINDGKQNLKLLRGLSMSVDFIRNDFDFMHLFGSWARERHIVRETLRPGIQYIDSKRGASSHEHNPFIALLSRDCTEENGEAYGFSLVYSGNFLAQAEVNMYKTTRISMGINPFDFSWLLEPGETFQTPEVVMVYSDRGIGKMSRTYHKLYRTRLCRGKFRDSIRPILVNNWEATYFDFNADKIENIAKVAKELGIELFVLDDGWFGHRNDDTSSLGDWIADKNKLPDGLDNLANRIHDLGLQFGLWFEPEMVSPDSDLYRAHPDWCLHVPNRSRSTARTQLVLDLSREDVCEYIIDAVSDILRTVKVDYVKWDMNRNMTEIGSALLPATRQRETAHRYMLGLYKVMDTITNSFPNILFEGCSGGGGRFDPGMLYYMPQIWTSDDTDAVERLKIQYGTSIVYPASTMGAHVSAIPNHQVHRNTSLKMRGDVAMSGNFGYELDLTKLTENEKEDVKKQISQYKSLRKIIQFGDMYRILSPFGGNETAWIYVSENKEEAFAAYFRVLDQPNAPIRRLKLKGLDPNRYYVIDGKSGVYGGDELMYIGIAIPQLNGDFKSVVWRIKAK
- a CDS encoding GNAT family N-acetyltransferase; this encodes MNFRKAVEPDISSIMNIIKQAQDYFKKQGIDQWQNNYPNLETILNDIKNKNGYVLLDDDTIIGTVSVSFDGEKTYRHIYNGKWITNGNYAVVHRLAVDQEFKRRGLATIIMKKTEEICLNRDIHSIRIDTHEENLAMQKLLNKNKFEYCGIIYLEGGSKRIAFEKIL
- a CDS encoding PF20097 family protein — translated: MQCPYCNGEMEIGILEGGRYLLWAKQPHKVSYHPKRGEVLLGEKAVSSVRIDSYICKQCKKIIIDYANLGYIKEE